The following proteins are co-located in the Paenibacillus sp. JNUCC32 genome:
- a CDS encoding glycogen/starch/alpha-glucan phosphorylase: MFNNKETFKQVFTEQLVSRLGKGLEEATAEDVYKIIGGMIREYVGREWADANRIYRDTGQKQVYYFSLEFLIGRLMGNNLLNLGVLDMVRSGLMELGWNLNEIEEQEPDAGLGNGGLGRLAACFLDSLASLSYAGHGCGIRYKYGLFEQKIIDGHQVELPDNWLQRGNVWEERRADKAVEVRFWGRVEVDVQEGRTVFRTADYERVLAVPYDVPVIGYGEGQVNTLRLWSAESASDISRIRSAHHHNSYYKFLEYNRSVESISEFLYPDDSAYEGKLLRLKQQYFLCSAGVQSILRTFDKLGKTYHELPEHVAIHINDTHPTLVIPELMRILIDDKGFGWDEAWDITSRTVSYTNHTLLSEALEKWPAGMVRELLPRIYMIIEEINKRFCGMLLDRYPGDHERIFQLAILESDQIRMANLAIVGSYHVNGVAALHTELLKTQVMKPFYELYPERFSNKTNGITHRRWLMHSNPGLSQWICDGIGDSWITDPRRLIQLKGLKNDSAFQQGIQRIKRSNKERLADYIANKQGIAVNPDSIFDVHVKRLHGYKRQLLNILRVMHVYNEIKDQPGMDRVPRTVIFGAKAAPGYYLAKSIIKLINVVADVVNKDPQVNDKLQVLFLENYSVSLAEKIIPAADVSEQISTAGKEASGTGNMKFMMNGALTIGTLDGANVEMFELLGRENMFLFGLELEDVLAYYRTGAYVSRERYEQDPRIARVLNQLISSGPFCCHELEFGQILQSLLDHNDEFFVLEDFASYVATQSAIDDAYLNARSWTEKSIVNIAHSGHFSSDNTIHRYASDIWNVSPVKVGLKG; encoded by the coding sequence TTGTTTAACAACAAGGAAACATTCAAGCAGGTCTTTACGGAGCAATTGGTGAGTCGGTTGGGGAAGGGACTTGAGGAAGCAACGGCTGAGGATGTTTACAAAATCATCGGCGGCATGATCCGGGAATATGTCGGACGGGAATGGGCCGATGCCAACCGGATATACCGGGATACCGGGCAGAAGCAGGTGTATTATTTCTCGCTTGAATTTTTGATCGGCCGGCTGATGGGCAACAATCTGCTGAACCTGGGCGTGCTGGATATGGTCCGCAGCGGCCTTATGGAACTGGGATGGAATTTGAATGAGATCGAGGAGCAGGAGCCGGACGCGGGCCTAGGCAACGGGGGGCTCGGACGCCTTGCAGCGTGTTTTCTCGATTCGTTGGCATCGCTTAGCTATGCAGGCCATGGCTGCGGCATCCGGTATAAGTACGGCCTGTTCGAACAGAAGATCATCGACGGCCATCAAGTGGAGCTGCCCGACAACTGGCTCCAGCGGGGGAACGTCTGGGAAGAACGTCGGGCAGACAAGGCGGTGGAAGTTCGCTTCTGGGGCCGCGTGGAGGTGGACGTGCAGGAGGGGCGGACCGTGTTTCGCACGGCGGACTACGAACGGGTCCTGGCCGTGCCTTATGACGTGCCGGTCATCGGTTACGGCGAGGGGCAGGTGAACACGCTGCGGCTGTGGAGCGCCGAGTCCGCCTCGGATATATCCAGAATCCGTTCGGCCCATCATCATAACAGCTATTATAAATTTTTGGAATACAACCGTTCGGTCGAATCGATATCGGAGTTTTTGTACCCGGATGATTCGGCATACGAAGGCAAGCTCCTTCGCCTCAAGCAGCAGTACTTCCTCTGTTCGGCCGGCGTTCAGAGCATTCTTAGAACGTTCGACAAGCTGGGCAAAACCTATCATGAGCTTCCCGAACATGTTGCCATTCATATCAATGATACCCACCCGACCTTGGTGATTCCGGAGCTGATGCGAATTCTGATCGACGACAAGGGCTTCGGCTGGGATGAGGCGTGGGACATCACGAGCCGGACCGTATCGTATACGAACCATACGCTGCTTAGCGAAGCGTTGGAGAAATGGCCTGCCGGCATGGTCCGTGAGCTGCTGCCGCGCATTTACATGATCATCGAAGAGATCAACAAGCGCTTCTGCGGCATGCTGCTGGACCGTTATCCTGGCGATCATGAGCGCATCTTCCAGCTCGCCATCTTGGAAAGCGACCAGATCCGCATGGCCAATTTGGCGATCGTGGGCAGCTATCACGTGAACGGCGTGGCCGCACTGCACACGGAGCTGCTGAAGACGCAGGTCATGAAACCATTCTATGAGCTGTATCCGGAGCGTTTCAGCAACAAAACGAACGGGATTACCCACCGGCGCTGGCTGATGCACAGCAACCCCGGCCTGAGTCAATGGATCTGCGATGGTATCGGCGATTCATGGATTACGGATCCGCGTCGATTAATTCAGCTCAAGGGACTGAAGAACGACTCCGCCTTCCAGCAGGGCATTCAGCGGATCAAACGGAGCAATAAAGAGCGGCTTGCCGATTATATCGCGAATAAACAAGGGATCGCGGTCAATCCCGATTCCATATTCGATGTGCACGTGAAGCGGCTGCACGGCTATAAGCGGCAATTGCTGAATATTTTACGCGTCATGCATGTGTATAACGAGATTAAGGATCAGCCGGGCATGGATCGCGTTCCCCGTACCGTCATTTTTGGCGCGAAGGCAGCGCCGGGTTACTATCTGGCCAAAAGCATCATCAAACTCATTAACGTCGTTGCGGATGTCGTGAATAAGGATCCGCAGGTCAATGACAAACTGCAGGTGCTGTTTCTTGAAAATTATTCGGTCTCACTCGCGGAGAAGATTATTCCGGCAGCCGATGTAAGCGAGCAGATTTCCACGGCCGGCAAGGAAGCCTCCGGCACGGGAAACATGAAGTTCATGATGAACGGCGCGTTGACCATCGGAACGCTGGATGGGGCTAACGTGGAAATGTTCGAGCTGCTCGGCAGAGAGAATATGTTCCTCTTCGGATTGGAGCTGGAGGACGTGTTAGCGTATTACAGGACGGGGGCTTATGTATCCAGGGAGCGGTATGAGCAGGACCCGAGAATCGCCCGCGTGCTGAATCAGTTGATTTCCTCGGGCCCGTTCTGCTGCCACGAGCTGGAGTTCGGGCAGATCCTGCAGTCCCTGCTGGACCATAATGACGAGTTTTTTGTGTTAGAGGACTTTGCCAGTTATGTCGCAACCCAGTCGGCCATTGATGATGCTTATTTGAATGCCCGGTCCTGGACCGAGAAGTCGATCGTCAATATCGCGCACTCGGGACATTTCTCGAGCGATAATACGATTCACCGCTATGCCTCCGACATCTGGAATGTTTCGCCTGTGAAGGTTGGCCTGAAGGGATAG